GATTTGCCGCAACTCAATGCCTGGCAACCGGATCTGGTCGTAATCGATGAGGCCCAGCGGATCAAAAATTGGGAAAGCGAAACCTCGCGGGCGGTCAAACGGCTGCGAAGTCGCTTTGCGATTGTGCTCACCGGCACGCCGTTGGAGAATCGCCTCGAAGAATTGTACAGCATTGTACAATTTGTGGACGATCGGCTCTTGGGGCCTGCATTCCAATTTCTCAACGATCATCGGGTACTCGACGATCAGGGGCGGATTGTGCAATATCGCCGCCTGGATGCAATTCGTCAGAAGATTGAGCCAATCTGCTTGCGACGCACCCGCAACGAGGTGCTCACCGAACTGCCCGAGCGGATTGATAGCCGGATCTATGTTGAACTAAGCCCCGATCAGAAAAGCATTTACGACGCCGAGAAGGCGATTTTGGCCCGGTTGCTGCGGCAGGCAAATCTCGGGGATGCGGATCGGCGACGGGTGCTGGCGTCGATCACCAAATTGCGATTGGTGTGCAATAGTGCGGCACTGGCAGATGGGCCTGCGGGCGATTCTCCGAAGTTGGAAGAATTCGAGGAGTGCATCCGCGAAGCGATTCGAGAAGATGGTCGCAAGATGGTTGTGTTTAGCCAGTGGGAATCGATGATCCGGCTGGCCGCCGAGGTGCTCGACCGAACGGGCGTGGGGTACGTGGTTCTCCACGGAAAAGTGCCGATTCCCGACCGACCCGAATTGATGGAACGCTTTTGCAATCATCCGGATTGTCGCGTGTTTCTTTCCACCGATGCGGGCGGTGTTGGCCTCAATTTGCAGGCGGCAGATACGGTCATCAACCTGGAACTCCCCTGGAATCCGGCGGTGCTCGATCAGCGGGTCGCTCGGGTGCATCGCATGGGGCAGCGAAATCCGGTGCGGGTGATTCACCTGCTTAGTCGCGGGACGATCGAGGAGCGGGTGTTGGCGATCCAAGAACGCAAACGCTTGCTATTTCAGGGGTTATTTGATTCCGATTCGCTCGAAGAAATTTCGGTTTCGGCGTTTCGGCAGCCTGCCTTGTTGGAGCAGTTGCAAGAGCTTTTGGTCGAAGATGCGCCGATTGATGCGGGGAGTGCTCCGCCGGAACGTGGGACTTCGGAACGCTCGCCATCGACACAGAATCCACCACAACCGCATGCCAATGCACGGGTTACGGCGAAGTCGACTCTGGCGTCGGCGGCTGACGCGGTTGCGGGTGTGGATTCGGCGGCGGTGGCGATGTGGGCGGCGGGGGTGCCGATGTTGGAAGCGATGGCAGCCTGGGCCGCAGCGCATCCCCATGCGGTGCCGACGGATTGGGCCGAACGCGCCCGGCAAGCCGCCGCCCGACTCGCCGCCGCACTTGAATCATCTGGCGATTAATGCGATTCTTTCGCCGAACGCGTCGATTCCAGAATCCAATCCATGGCCCAACATCCCTTCACATGTGGGCCAGGACTGCGGAGATGGTCCAGCAGTTCGGCATCATCACAACCACGCTCCATTAAGGCATCGGCGAGAATCGGTGGAATCGACGCATCCGGTTGATGGTGATAGGCTTGCGCGAGCTGAGCCACCGAGTCATGAGACCAGTCTGAAGCGAATTTCATGGTGCGGAACGGGTTGCCAATCACCTCGCGGAGCAGGTCGGCGTAGGTGCGGCGTCGCATCTCCTGCTGGGCGTGATAGGAACCGATCGGTCGCGGACTGTGGGGCCGTTCGATGAACAGCGTCATGCAGGCACGCGTCCACTCGAAAATTCCCTCTTCGGAAGCGGAGATCCAGATGTTGCTGATGCCGCGGATATGCGGACTAAAGTGCGAATAGGCGGCATAGGCGGCGGCCATGGCGGGGTCGGCCCGCTCATCGTCGTATTGGAAGGCGATTCGGGCCGCATGTCGCCAAGCCAGTTCCAATTCTTCGGAAAGAATTTGATCGTCAATGAATCGCTCGGCAGCTTCCACGGCGGCGCGGCTGGTGGGGTCGGATAATTCCGACCAATTTTCGCGGCAACAGGCACAGGCGAATTGTCGCAACTTCCGTGCAGAGCAGCGGTTGCGAAGGAAACTCAGCATCCAACCCGGATCGGTATTCACTTCCCAGATCGTCGGTGTCATGCGGCCCTCGCTTGCACCTCCCGCAGCGTATCCAGCACCCAGCAGCCGCGAACGTGCGTCAGATGACGATTCATGCAATGGTCGATCATTTCGAGAATCGGACAGCCAGCATCCATTAGGGCATCGCCCAGCTGTGGCATCCATTCAAATTGTTGCTGCCGATAAATTGTATCGGCAAGCTGGCAAACGGTTTGCGTTCGCCACGAGCGATCGGCCGACAACGGACGGAACGGATTGCCGAATAATTCGGCCAACAATTCACATTGATAGCGTTGCTCGGCGGCTTCGGTGAGTCGGAATGTCTCAAATTTTGCCGTTGGCGGAGCAAATTGCGTCGCGGCGGAGGCACGCAGTTGGGCGGTGGAGGTGGCTACCCGCAGTGCGGTGGCGAAACTGCCGCCATCGGGCAGGGCGACGGCCCAGACTCCCGCATCGGGCATCTGCGGGATCATCTGCGTATAGGGTGACGTTCGCCAGAATAATTCCAACCCCGAACGATCGATTCGGCCATCCACGAACGCCTCGGCGGTGATGATGCACTGCCGACTGCGGGGATCTTGAATCAGCGTCCACACATGCCGACAGCAGGCGATGCCAAAGAGTCGCAGTTGCCGTTCGGTCAATTGCGGGCGAACCAATTCCAGCATGCGAGATGGCCCCGGACGGGCCAGCCATCGTTCCTCACTCATCAGTAGGAACCCTCGGGTTTCCATTTGAGTTATAATGGGGTTGTGTCGGCAGCGACATGCCCATTCGCGGCGTGACCATAGCGAAGGGCGGCGATTTCTCAAGTGGAGCCCCAGAAGCGACGAACCAAAGAGGCAGACAACGCGAGACACCAGGAATCATCCATATGATCGTGCGACGATGGGTTCGACTTCGTTGGCTGGCGGCCTGCTTTGCGGCGGCGCTCCTCACCGGAATTTGTTCCGGCGGGGATTTGATTATTCGGCTGATGGCCCCCTCGTATGATGAGACTGTTGTGAAACTCAAAGGGCGGCTTGTCGATCACACCTTCAATGGGGAGGTGGATCGTCGGTTCTACTCCCCCGCGCTCGAGGAAAAACGCGATCTCTATGTGTATCTGCCGCCGGGGTACACACCCGCACGACAATATCCGCTTCTGCTTTGGCTGCATGGCTTTGCGCAAGATGAACGCAACTTGTTCCCCGTGGCGGAGACGTTCGATCGGGCGATCTGTCAGGGGCAGCTGCCGCCGATGATTATCGCCACGCCGGATGGCAGCATTATGGGGCGGCCATCGTTCAATCGCTCGGGCAGTTTTTATATCAATTCGAAGGCGGGAAATTTTGAGCAGTATTTGGCGAATGATGTTTGGAACTTTCTGAATCGGCATTATTCGATTCATCCGGATCGGGAAGCGCATCTCATCTCGGGCGCATCGATGGGTGGATTTGGGTCGGTGAATCATGCGTTCAAGTATCGGCATCGCTTTGGGACAATTTTGTCGCTGATGCCGCCGTTGAATCTGCGTTATGCCGACTGTCGCGGTCGATATGGTGAAGATTACGACCCGGATTGCGTCTCGTTTCGGGAGCGATTACGACCGCACACGCCATTGGCGCGGTTCGGTGGCGTGGTGGTGATCCGCCAACGGCAGTTGTCCGGCCCATTGTTCGGGATCGGTCGGCCAGCCGTGGAGCGCACTGCCGAGGAAAACCCGATTGAGATGATCGATCGGCTGCGGATTCAACCGAACGAATTTCACTTCTTCATCGGCTTTGGCACTCGGGATGAGTTCAATCTGGATGCCCAGTGCGAGCACTTCATTGATGTGGCGCACAAGCGTGGCATCGGCATGACGGTGGTGCGTGTGCATGACGGGAAGCACGACATGGAGACGGCTCGAGAGTGCCTGCCGGCAATCATTCGATTCTTGCAGCCGATTTTGGAGCCGTACCGGGTGCCGCTGACGCCGTGAAATCGCGGAAATCGCATCGGCCCGGTGCGGATGCGATGCCTGCGGCGGGGCAATGCCATAGAACATCGGCACATCGGTGTTCTTCCTCTCCGTGTGGTGCGAGGTGCGGCATGCAACTGGCCAAGGTTCGGCGATCGACGGGCGATGTTCATTTCGGGGCAATTCAGAACGATCAATTCCATCGGTTTGATGGGCTTGCAGATGCGCCGGCGACGTTGGCGGCGCTGCTGCACGGCCCAAATCCATATGCCACGGCCAAGCGATTGTTGGAAGCTGCACCCACGGGCGAATCGCTCTCCGCATTCACGCTGCTGGCCCCGATCGACGAGCAGGAAGTTTGGGCGGCCGGGGTGACCTATCGCCGCAGCAAAGTGGCCCGCGAAGAAGAATCGGTTGGCGCTGCGCAATTCTACGACAAGGTGTATTCCGCACCGCGACCGGAACTGTTCTTCAAAGCGACGCCCGCGCGGGTGATTCGGCCCGGCGATGGGGTGCGAGTCCGCAGCGATAGCAAATGGAGCGTGCCCGAGCCGGAATTTGCGCTGGTGGTGACGCCGGATCTGCGAATCGTCGGGGCGACCATCGGCAATGATATGAGCGCCCGCGACATCGAAGGCGAGAATCCGCTGTATCTGCCGCAAGCGAAAATTTACGATCGCTCGTGTTCCGTGGGGCCGGTGATTACGCTGCTGGAAGCGATGCCGAAACTGCCGGAAGTGGAAATCCGGCTGCGCATTCATCGCGGCGGGCAACTGGCATTTGACGGCAACACGACGTTGGCGGCACTGAACCGCACGCCGGAAAGCCTGGTCGAATGGCTGGGCAAAGAGAATGCCTTCCCCACCGGCGTGATTCTGCTGACCGGCACTGGGATCGTTCCGCCAGACGAATTTACGCTGCATATCGGCGATGTCATCACCATTGGCATCAGCGGCATTGGCGAACTGGTCAATCCCGTGGTGGCGTGATTGCGTCGCCGAGTGGCCCCGATTCGGATCTTGCGAGAAATGAAACGGGGCAGCGTCGTCGTGGGGCGGCTGCCATGGTCGCCGATCCGCACGAGACGCTGCCCGCAGATGGATCGGTGGCGGGATATGGCCACACGATCCGGGGGGGGCTTGCTGTGGGTGATTAGCCGACGTAGACGCCGCGTCGGCTGGTCGTTTCTCCCACGAATTCGGTTGAAATCAAGTTCCCGTTGAAATCGAATCGCTTCACCAACGGTGCGCCGCCGATTCCGGTGCCGACGAGGATTCCCGGCGAATTCCCGCTGATGGCGGCCACACGCACCCCGCCGCTGAAGCGGGGTTCATACGCAAAGAACGAGGTCAGATCGTCGCCGGCGATGGTGCGGATATTCACCACCGGCCCACCGCCCGCTCCCGCACCGACGATGATGCGCCCATTGACCGCAGCAACGGTTGCTCCACCCGTGAAGTTGCTGCCGAAGGCGATGAACTGCCCAGTTTGCGTCCAGCCGCCTTCGATCGGGGCGTAGATGCGCACCTCGGCAAAGAATTGCGATGCGGGCGACGTAATCAGCGACCCGCTGAGATTATCGATGGCAACATTCACCCCGCCGGTCATGGTGGGAGCATAGGCAAAGAAGCTGCCGGTTTCTCGCACGCCGTTGGGTTGGGTGCTGTCGAGCATGAAGGTGCGGACGTGCGGCCCACCTCCAGCTCCGGCTCCGGTGGCGATGGTCCCGTTGCCGATGGCCACCGAGACCCCACCGCGGAAGTCTCCGCCGAAGGCCAGGAAACTGGCGAGTTCCGCGCCGTTGGAGCCATCAAACACGCGGACGTGCGGCCCACCGCCGAAGCTCGTGCCGGTGACAATATCCTCGACACCGTCGCCGTTGAGGTCGCCCGTGCTGATCTGCACGCCACCCGTGAAGCCGATGTACGGCGTGATGCGGAACCGCTCGCTGCCATCGGAATTGCGGACGATAATCACCCCTTGCGAGGGGACGCTGGTGACGGTCAGCGGGTTAGCGATCACCGGCGGTACCGGCGGGCCAGGCGGTACCGGCGGCGCAGGCGGAGTCGGCGGAATCACCGGGACGAATTCCGACGGAGTGAACGGAACCCCCAGATACGGCGACACGTTCACATCGGTGGTCGTCAGATTTTGCAGGTCAATGCGGCTGACTTCGTTGATGCTCCCTTGCCAGTAAATCACATTGTCGAATAGTACGGTGATGGTGCTACCTTGTCGGGTGACATCGACACGCTGCACCGGCGTGGGCGTGGGCTGTTGGGCCAGATCGATGACCAGCGGTGTGGCCGTCTGCGGAATCGCATCGCTGAGGAACGATTCAAACAAACTAACGCGTGTCCATGATGAAACATCGCCGAATTGGGTGCGACCGTTGCCATACGAGGCGATCCCGGCGATGAAATACTCGCCGTTTTCTTCCAGGAACGCAGGCCCGCCCGAATCGCCCGCTCCCAACAGCGCATCGGTGGGCGATGCCACATCGGGCTGCGGGAACGTCGCTTCCAGATTCGTCGGCAGCACCGCCGTCATCTGGAAGGTGTTCGACCCCTGGCGGCGGATGCGCTCTTCACCAGCGACGAGCAACCGGCTGCCTTCGACCGAGCCATCGAAGCCGTTGATGCCCGTGGCTTCCAGCACCGGCAACCCCTCGGCGGGGAACAGCGACTGATCGACATTGCGGAACACCGCTTGCAGGATGATGCGGTTGCCGCCGGAGGGATCATACGCCTCGAAGATTTCCACCCGCCGCGAGCCGATGCTGGCATCTTCCAGCAATGTGCGAAGCTGGAATTTGATCGTGTTCAGATCGGCTGCCGAAGAGATGACCGTGCTTTGATTGCCGAAGGTCAATTCGATGTCGCCGGTCGTGCCCGGATCGATGATGAGCTGCTGCAATTCGGAGTGCACCGTGGTCGAGGGCTGGTCGAACACGTTCAGCGATGCGGAACCGGTGAGTGCGCCGGTATTGGCAATGAGCACCAACGGCACATCGCCAACGGCCTGGGCGACTTCGCTGAAATTGAATTCGTAAATGACGCCTGCGGTGTTGGGGTCGCTGATTTCTTCGACGTAGACGGAACTGCGCATCTCGGGATCGGGGAACATGAGTTCCAGCAATTCCGCGTCGGTGGCGTTGTATGGCACGGTGACAATTTGATCATCGACTTGCAGGTCAAAGCTGCCAGCGGTGGCGTCGATGCTGAGTCGCACGGCGGTGCCCGGGAAGGAGTCGCCGTTGACTTCCCCGGTGCTGCCCGTGCCGGCAAAGCCGTAGCCGACGAAGGTGAAGGGCGAGCCGGGTTCCGCGCTGCCAGTGTAAGTGTCGAAGCCCAGTCCGAGTGCGCCGTTGCCGAACGGGGCCAACGTGGGCAACTTCAGAATGGCGATGTCGTTGCCCGAATCGACTGTGCCGGTCCAATCCGGGTGAATGATGATATTTTCGATCGGGATGGTGTAGAAAACTTGCTGCAATCCGCCGGAGGTCATCACGTCGAATCGGACGGTGAGCGGGTTGGCGGAGGTGGGCACGGGTGCAGTGGGATCAAGTTCCAGCGTATGGGCCGCCGTGAGAATATGTCGCCCATCGCTGAGCAGCACGCCAGTGGCGGTGGTGTCATTGGAATCATCGCCAAATTGCACAACCCCGGAGAATAACGGGTTTTGCGTCACATCGGCGGCAATGTCAAAGGCTTGGACGGCTGGGACAATCCGGGCGTCGAGCGTCTCGATCCGCAGGCTCGTGGAGGTTGGTTTCGATTGGGATTGCATCAGGACACCTCTCGAATCGCGAACAAATCAAGCATGTGCCGTCCGACGAAGCGGTCGACACAACCGTTGCTGGTTATTCCCATCGACCGACTTCAGCGGCGGAATCGAGCGATAATCCGGAAAAATCGGATTCGGCGGGTTGTGCCGATTGTGCGGATTCAACGGCGAGGGCTGGGAAACTGAGGCGGGAATGCCTACCCCAAGACGGGCGAACCGAATAGGATAAGAAGCATGCAGCAGATGCACCGCACCGGATGGATGGATGATGACCCCTACGAAACTGAAGATTTTCACTGGAAATGCCAACCGACCGCTCGCGGAGCGGATTGCCGACAGCTTAGGCGACAGTCTGGGCAAGTTGAGCGTGACCCGCTTCCCGGACGGGGAAACCTCGGTTCGCATTGAAGAGGATGTGCGCGGCCGCGATGTCTTCATCGTGCAGCCGACTTGCCATCCGGTGAATGAAAATCTGATGGAATTACTCGTCATTCTGGATGCGTTCAAACGCTCCAGCCCGGCCCGCATCACGGTGGTGTTGCCGTACTACGGGTATGCCCGGCAAGACCGCAAAGACGTGGGGCGGGTGCCAATCACCGCCAAACTGGTGGCCAATCTGATCACCGCCGCCGGGGCCAGTCGGGTGCTGGCGCTCGATCTGCACGCGGCGCAAATTCAAGGCTTCTTTGATATTCCGTTGGATCATCTCCATGCCGCGCCGGTGATCAACGAATATATCCGCAAGTTGGAAATCCCCAACGATCAACTCGTCGTCCTCTCTCCCGATGAAGGGTCGATCAAACGGGCGTTGTCGCACCAGAAGAAGATCGGCGGCTCGCTGGCGATTGTCGACAAGCGGCGCTCGACCGCGACGGAGACGCACCAAGCGAATCTGATCGGCGGCGATCTGCGAGACAAAGTCGCCATTCTGTTCGATGACATGATTTCCACGGCGGGTAGTCTGGTGGGTGCGGTGAATGTCGCCGTGCAAGCGGGGGCCCGCGAAATCTACGCCTGTGCCACGCACGGAGTGCTGTGCGGGTCGGCGATTGAACGGCTGAAAAATGCGCCGATTAAGCAGATCATCATTACCGACACGATCCCACTGCCGCCGGAAAAGCAGTTGCCGAATATCAAGGTCGTCTCGGTCGATTTTCTGGTCGCCAATGCGATCAAACGCATCCACCACAATGAGTCGGTGAGCAAGCTGTTTGAATAATGCCATCTGGGAGAGCCGATGATGAAAGTGCTGATGCTCGCCATCCCGGCGCTGCTTCTGCTGACCGGGAGGGCCGCTGCCGTGGAACCGCGACCGATGCAGATTGACGATTTGTTTGCCTTCCAACGCGTGAGCGATCCGCAGCTTTCGCCGGATGGCACCCAGTTGGTCTATTGCCAAACGAATGTCAGTCTGGAAGAGAATAAATCGTCCACGGCAATTTATCTGGTGGATCTGACCAAGCAACCGCTCACGCCGCGCAAGTTGACGAATTCCGGCAAGCACGACCGGCATCCGCGTTGGTCGCCGGATGGCAAGCGCATTGCCTTCGAATCGACACGCTCCGGATCGAATCAGATTTGGCTGATCGATCTCTCCGGTGGGGAAGCCCGACAGCTCACGCGCATTTCGACCGATGCCAGCACCGCGATTTGGGCTCCCAACGGCAAGCATCTGGCGTTTGTCTCGGCGGTGTATCCGGAATTCAGCGAACAGCCATTCGCCGATGCGGATGCCGCCAACAAGAAGAAAATCGACGAAATCGCCGCGAATCCGGTGAAGGCCAAGGTGTTCTCGCGTTTGTTCTTCCGTCATTGGGATAGCTATGTGGAAGATAAGCGGCAGCATCTATTCGTAATCGATTTGAACGATGCCGGTGAGGTGGTTGGCACGCCGCGCAATGTCACGCCAGGGGACCGCGATGCCTACCCCACGTCGATGACGTTTTCGGTGGGGGATGATTTCTGCTTCTCGCCAGATTCCACGCATTTGATCTTCTCGGCGGTGCCGCCCAAAGACGAAGCGTGGAGCACGAATATGGATCTGTGCCGCGTTTCGATCCAGAATCGCAGCACCACTTGGGAACCGCTGACGAAGGACAATCCGGCCGCGGACAATGGTCCGAAGTTTTCGCCCAATGGAAAGTCGTTGGTCTATCGGGCGCAACGTCGAGCGGGGTTCGAGGCGGATCGCTGGGAATTGATGCATGTCGCCGTGAATGCGGATGGCAGCTTCGCGGGCAAGCCGGTGAGTTTGACGCAGCCGGATGCCATTGGGCTGGATCGCTCGATTGATGGGCTGGCCTGGGTGGATGATACGCATTTGCTGCTGACGGCTGAGGAAAATGGCCGCACGCCGATTTATCGCGCATCGATCGACGCCGCCGGAAAGGCCAGTGTGCAAGCGATTTACACGCAGCACACCTGCGGCGAACTGAGCGTTGCGGGGGGGAAAGTCGCGTTCACGCAAAGTGCCCTGCATCACCCCAATGAGGCGTTCCTGGCGCTGGGGATTCCGCTGGCGGGGGATGAGCAGTTGGCGGCGAAGAATGTCAGCCAAGCGAATACGGAACTGCGTGCGAAGCTGGATCTGCCCCGCCCGGAAAGTGTGACGGTGAAGGGGGACGGCGGTACGCCCATGCAAATGTTCCTGCTCAAGCCGCCGGGGTTTGATGCCAAGAAGAAATATCCCGTGGCGTTCCTGGTTCACGGTGGTCCGCAGGGGGCGTGGAACGACGGCTGGTCGTTCCGGTGGAATCCGGAAATCTGGGCCGCGCAGGGGTATGTGGTGGCGCTGCCCAACCCGCGTGGTTCCACGGGGTTCGGTCAGAAATACGTCGATGAGATTTCCGGCGACTGGGGCGGGAAATGCTACCGCGATCTGATGGCTGGGGCCGATTATGTGGCGTCGCTGCCGTATGTAGACAAAGACCGCATGGGGGCTGCCGGTGCCTCGTTCGGCGGGTACATGATGAACTGGTTCGCCGTGCAGACGGGCCGCTTCAAGTGCCTGATTACGCACTGTGGTGTCTGGAATTTTGATAGCATGTATGCCACCACGGAAGAATTATGGTTTGATGAGTGGGAGCATGGCGGTCCCCCCTGGGGCGGAAATCGCTCCAGCTACGAAGAATTCTCGCCGCATCGCTTCGCGGGGAATCTCAGCAAGTTCAAGACGCCGACGCTGATTATCCACAACGATCTGGATTTTCGGGTGCCGGTGAGCGAAGGCTTGCAATTCTTCACGATTCTGCAACGGCAAGGGATTCCGTCCCGCATGGTGAACTTCCCCGATGAAGGACACTGGGTGACCAAGCCGAAGAATAGTGCATACTGGCACAAAGAAGTCTTCGCTTGGTTGACCAAGTATGTCCCGCCCGGGGGCAAGTAACCAAACTCGCCGATTCGCCTGATCTTTGCCAAGGAGTGGATGTGATTTTGTTCGCTGATGCTGACCCGGTGGAAACGTCAAACTGGGTCGTGCAAACTCTGAGCCTGCTGGCGATCCCGGTGCTTGTGGCGCTCAATGGCTTCTTCGTCGCGGCAGAATTCGCCCTCGTGGCGATCCGCCGCACTCGCGTCGAAGAAATGGTCCAAAAAGGGGTGCCGCAGGCCAAGGCTGTCAACTACGCTTGCGAGCATCTGGACCGCACCATTGCCGCCACTCAATTGGGGATCACCATCGCCAGCATTGCGTTGGGGTGGGTCGGCGAACCGGTTTTGGCTCACCTGATGGAGCCGCTGTTTAGCTTCCTGCCGCCGACGTGGAAAACCATTTCGGCGCACGGATTTGCGACGGTGATTGCCTTTACGATCATCACGTTCATGCACGTCGTGTTCGGCGAACTCATGCCCAAGACGGTGGCGCTGCAAGCACCGGAGCGAACTGCCCTTTGGGTGGCCGCTCCGCTGATTGTCTTCGCCCGCATCACCCGCCCGATTATTGTCATCATGAACGGCACGGGGAACCAACTGCTCAAGCTGTGCGGATTCAAGCCCGGTGGCACCGAGGCATCCGTGCATTCGGTCGAAGAATTGAGTCTGCTGATGGAAGATGTCGAAGAGGCGGGACTGCTCGACGCCGATCAGGTGGAGTTGGTGCAGAACGTCTTCGAACTCACGGATAAAACCGTGATGGATTGCATGATTCCGCGAGAGAAAATGGCCTGTCTGGATTTGAACGCCTCGTCGGAACAAATCATGGACGCGGTTCGGGCCGGTGCCCACACGCGCATGCCGGTTTTCGATGGCACGCTGGATAACATCGTTGGCATCGTCAACACCAAGGATTTGTTCTACCTGTTTAGTCTGAGTGGTCTGGTGCGCTTGGAAGATGCCTTGTACCCGGCCACCTATTTGGACCCCGCGGAAACCGTGGCCAATGCCCTGCGATTGTTTCGCAAGTCGCGTCGCCCGATGGCGTTGGTGCGAAACGAGGACGATCAAATTCTTGGGGTGCTAACGCTGGAAGATGTGCTGGAAGAAATTGTGGGCGAACTGGAAGATGAGCATGATCGTCCAGTCGCCCAGTATCAGCGTCGGGGGCGTCGAATCTTGCGAGCGCGATTCAACAACCCCGGAAAGAATCAGCCGACAAACACGCCGCCGACGAAGCCGGGGAATGCCTCGAAGCTGAATTCGGACAACGGCTGATCGGCCAGCAGTTGATCGGCGAGGTAGCCCGTCACCGCGCTACCCGCTCCTTCGCCGGCGCCGACCACCAGATCCGCCTTGTCATCTGCGTCGAGCTTCTTGAGCGTCAATCGCACTCCGCCACGATTGTTGACATCGCCCGCAAAGAAATTGGCCAGTTGGGCCGATTCGGGCAATTCTTCCACATCGCCAATCTTTCCGGCGGCGAGCAGTTGCTTGCCGTCGAAGATTCGCACCCGCGGCCCACCGCCCGGCCCACCGCCGAACACCAGATCGCCGTAGCCATCGCCGTTAATGTCCCCCGCCGTGACGAATGCCCCGTTGCGAAGCGAGGATTCAAAGGCGAAGAAATTCGACAATTCGGCGTTGGCTAGATCGTTTTCCAGCACCTTCAGGCCGTCCCAAATTGTGATGCGTGGCCCGCCGCCGAAGCCCGCCGACACCACAATGTCGCCCACACCGTCGGCATTGATGTCCGACAGGGCCGCCCGTGCGCCACCGCGGAAATTCGGATCGTTGATGCCGAAGAAGTCCGCGACTTGGACGAAGTCGCCGCCACGGAAGATCCGCACGCGCGGGCCGCCGCCTTGGTCCGGCGTAATCATCAATTCCGCGATGCCGTCCCCGTTCATATCCCCCGCCGAGACGTACACGCCTAAAGTGTAATCGGGGAAGGGGTTAATGGCGAAGAGTTCCGCTTGGGAGACACCGTCGAGGATTCGGACCACCGAGAAGATTCCCGGCCCGGTGCCGACCACCAAATCTTCCGTGCCGTCGCCGTTGAAGTCGCCGACTGCGGTGCGGATGCCGCCAAAGAATCCGTCGAACGGAACGAGGCTGTAGCGTTCGGTCTGATCGGCATTGAAGTACCGCACGATTCCGCCGCCCGCATCGGCACCCACGGCGAAATTCGTGGTATCGATTTCGGCTGGTGGCGGAGCCGGGGGGAGATTCGGCGG
This DNA window, taken from Tuwongella immobilis, encodes the following:
- a CDS encoding ribose-phosphate diphosphokinase — encoded protein: MMTPTKLKIFTGNANRPLAERIADSLGDSLGKLSVTRFPDGETSVRIEEDVRGRDVFIVQPTCHPVNENLMELLVILDAFKRSSPARITVVLPYYGYARQDRKDVGRVPITAKLVANLITAAGASRVLALDLHAAQIQGFFDIPLDHLHAAPVINEYIRKLEIPNDQLVVLSPDEGSIKRALSHQKKIGGSLAIVDKRRSTATETHQANLIGGDLRDKVAILFDDMISTAGSLVGAVNVAVQAGAREIYACATHGVLCGSAIERLKNAPIKQIIITDTIPLPPEKQLPNIKVVSVDFLVANAIKRIHHNESVSKLFE
- a CDS encoding S9 family peptidase; translated protein: MMKVLMLAIPALLLLTGRAAAVEPRPMQIDDLFAFQRVSDPQLSPDGTQLVYCQTNVSLEENKSSTAIYLVDLTKQPLTPRKLTNSGKHDRHPRWSPDGKRIAFESTRSGSNQIWLIDLSGGEARQLTRISTDASTAIWAPNGKHLAFVSAVYPEFSEQPFADADAANKKKIDEIAANPVKAKVFSRLFFRHWDSYVEDKRQHLFVIDLNDAGEVVGTPRNVTPGDRDAYPTSMTFSVGDDFCFSPDSTHLIFSAVPPKDEAWSTNMDLCRVSIQNRSTTWEPLTKDNPAADNGPKFSPNGKSLVYRAQRRAGFEADRWELMHVAVNADGSFAGKPVSLTQPDAIGLDRSIDGLAWVDDTHLLLTAEENGRTPIYRASIDAAGKASVQAIYTQHTCGELSVAGGKVAFTQSALHHPNEAFLALGIPLAGDEQLAAKNVSQANTELRAKLDLPRPESVTVKGDGGTPMQMFLLKPPGFDAKKKYPVAFLVHGGPQGAWNDGWSFRWNPEIWAAQGYVVALPNPRGSTGFGQKYVDEISGDWGGKCYRDLMAGADYVASLPYVDKDRMGAAGASFGGYMMNWFAVQTGRFKCLITHCGVWNFDSMYATTEELWFDEWEHGGPPWGGNRSSYEEFSPHRFAGNLSKFKTPTLIIHNDLDFRVPVSEGLQFFTILQRQGIPSRMVNFPDEGHWVTKPKNSAYWHKEVFAWLTKYVPPGGK
- a CDS encoding hemolysin family protein, which translates into the protein MILFADADPVETSNWVVQTLSLLAIPVLVALNGFFVAAEFALVAIRRTRVEEMVQKGVPQAKAVNYACEHLDRTIAATQLGITIASIALGWVGEPVLAHLMEPLFSFLPPTWKTISAHGFATVIAFTIITFMHVVFGELMPKTVALQAPERTALWVAAPLIVFARITRPIIVIMNGTGNQLLKLCGFKPGGTEASVHSVEELSLLMEDVEEAGLLDADQVELVQNVFELTDKTVMDCMIPREKMACLDLNASSEQIMDAVRAGAHTRMPVFDGTLDNIVGIVNTKDLFYLFSLSGLVRLEDALYPATYLDPAETVANALRLFRKSRRPMALVRNEDDQILGVLTLEDVLEEIVGELEDEHDRPVAQYQRRGRRILRARFNNPGKNQPTNTPPTKPGNASKLNSDNG